The following coding sequences lie in one Streptomyces venezuelae genomic window:
- a CDS encoding TetR/AcrR family transcriptional regulator, with amino-acid sequence MVRRNDGRRAALVDGAIEVLARDGARGLTFRSVDTEAGVPTGTASNYFANRDDLLTQAGARVYERLTPEPAEVERQRAAKRDKETYVELMREVVGRVSGFRTGYLALLELRLEATRRPELRAVLTERVRADLEANLSYHEASGLPGDATAVKLLYLAFNWLIVEQLTLPDFLTDAERDALVTAAVDRIVTE; translated from the coding sequence ATGGTGCGCAGGAATGACGGGCGGCGGGCGGCTCTGGTCGACGGCGCCATCGAGGTGCTCGCCAGGGACGGTGCGCGCGGGCTGACCTTCCGGTCCGTGGACACCGAGGCGGGCGTTCCCACCGGGACCGCGTCCAACTACTTCGCCAACCGCGACGACCTGCTCACCCAGGCCGGCGCCCGGGTCTACGAGCGCCTGACGCCCGAACCCGCCGAGGTCGAACGGCAGCGTGCCGCCAAGCGGGACAAGGAGACCTACGTCGAGCTGATGCGGGAGGTCGTCGGCCGCGTCAGCGGCTTCCGTACGGGCTATCTGGCGCTGCTCGAACTGCGCCTGGAGGCCACCCGCCGCCCGGAGCTCCGCGCCGTCCTCACCGAGCGGGTCCGGGCCGACCTGGAGGCGAACCTCTCGTACCACGAGGCGTCGGGGCTGCCCGGCGACGCCACCGCCGTCAAGCTCCTCTACCTCGCCTTCAACTGGCTCATCGTCGAACAGCTCACCCTGCCCGACTTCCTCACCGACGCCGAGCGCGACGCCCTGGTCACGGCCGCCGTGGACCGCATCGTCACGGAGTGA
- a CDS encoding urea transporter — MGHATDAVDAGGSVGGPEDSAGGRGRAHTPARLRDFAAQVLRGQGQVTFLPNAATGALFAVALFAAGWEYGVYGLAGTAVGTATARLLGVDHDRVAAGLEGFNACLTALCFAVFLGAAHMSTALLAVAGCVVVTVVTAAVVRGLGVWGLPSLTLPYCLLATAVTIAAPGFGRLWHTGQGVAALPLPASGTTSVEAGELARGFLAGFAQIFFMPQWYVGALLLLGLLVAGPRTAAVACLGNAVGVATAWALGAPAARIADGTMGYNAVLVALALCGVFLPARAATLTYALVAAAAATALGPAVSALFAPSGGHAFTWPFVLTTFVFLAAAKSFPRLTGSDHAD, encoded by the coding sequence GTGGGGCACGCGACGGATGCGGTGGATGCCGGTGGTTCGGTCGGCGGACCGGAGGACTCGGCCGGGGGCCGGGGCCGGGCGCACACCCCGGCCCGCCTCAGGGACTTCGCGGCGCAGGTGCTGCGCGGTCAGGGCCAGGTCACGTTTCTGCCGAACGCTGCCACCGGCGCCCTCTTCGCCGTTGCGCTGTTCGCGGCGGGCTGGGAGTACGGGGTGTACGGCCTGGCCGGCACCGCCGTCGGGACGGCCACCGCACGGCTCCTCGGCGTGGACCACGACCGCGTCGCGGCCGGGCTCGAGGGCTTCAACGCCTGCCTGACGGCGCTCTGTTTCGCGGTCTTCCTCGGCGCGGCCCACATGTCGACGGCGCTGCTCGCGGTCGCGGGCTGTGTGGTCGTGACGGTCGTGACGGCGGCCGTCGTCCGGGGGCTCGGCGTCTGGGGCCTGCCCTCGCTCACGCTCCCCTACTGCCTGCTCGCCACCGCCGTGACCATCGCCGCACCCGGCTTCGGACGGCTCTGGCACACCGGACAGGGCGTGGCCGCGCTCCCGCTGCCCGCGTCGGGCACGACCTCCGTCGAAGCGGGCGAGCTGGCGCGCGGTTTCCTCGCCGGTTTCGCCCAGATCTTCTTCATGCCGCAGTGGTACGTGGGCGCCCTGCTGTTGCTCGGCCTGCTCGTCGCGGGCCCCCGCACGGCCGCCGTCGCATGCCTCGGCAACGCCGTGGGCGTCGCCACCGCGTGGGCCCTCGGCGCGCCCGCGGCACGGATCGCCGACGGCACGATGGGCTACAACGCCGTGCTCGTCGCCCTCGCCCTGTGCGGCGTCTTCCTGCCCGCCCGCGCGGCGACCCTCACGTACGCACTCGTGGCGGCCGCCGCCGCGACGGCGCTCGGACCCGCGGTCTCGGCCCTCTTCGCGCCGTCCGGCGGCCACGCCTTCACCTGGCCGTTCGTCCTGACGACGTTCGTGTTCCTGGCGGCGGCCAAGTCCTTCCCCCGGCTGACCGGTTCGGACCACGCGGACTAG
- a CDS encoding Zn-dependent alcohol dehydrogenase — MVRAAILPAVGSPLEIAEIDLPEPGPGQVRVRLAAAGVCHSDLSLSNGTMRVPVPAVLGHEGAGTVVSVGEGVTHVAPGDGVVLNWAPSCGGCHACSIGEVWLCGNALAGAADVYARRPDGSDLHPGLNVAAFAEETVVAANCVLPVPDGVPLTDAALLGCAVLTGYGAVHHSARVREGESVAVFGVGGVGLATLQAARIAGAGPIVAVDVSPEKEELARSAGATDYVVASDTTAREIRKLTGGQGVDVAVECVGRAVTIRTAWESTRRGGRTTVVGIGGKDQQVTFNALELFHWGRTLSGCVYGNCDPTVDLPVLAEHVRAGRLDLGALVTDRIGLDGIPAAFENMLAGKGGRALVIF; from the coding sequence GTGGTCCGCGCCGCCATCCTGCCCGCCGTCGGCTCCCCGCTGGAGATCGCGGAGATCGACCTCCCGGAGCCGGGCCCCGGCCAGGTCCGGGTGCGTCTCGCAGCCGCCGGGGTCTGCCACTCCGACCTGTCCCTGTCCAACGGCACGATGCGGGTGCCGGTGCCCGCGGTCCTCGGCCACGAGGGGGCGGGCACCGTGGTCTCCGTCGGCGAGGGCGTCACGCACGTCGCGCCCGGCGATGGGGTCGTCCTCAACTGGGCGCCGTCCTGCGGCGGCTGCCACGCCTGCTCGATCGGCGAGGTGTGGCTCTGCGGCAACGCCCTCGCGGGCGCCGCGGACGTCTACGCCCGGCGCCCGGACGGCAGCGACCTCCACCCCGGCCTGAACGTCGCCGCGTTCGCCGAGGAGACGGTGGTCGCCGCCAACTGCGTCCTGCCGGTGCCGGACGGCGTCCCGCTGACCGACGCGGCGCTGCTCGGCTGCGCCGTCCTGACCGGGTACGGCGCGGTGCACCACTCGGCGCGGGTCCGCGAGGGCGAGAGCGTCGCCGTCTTCGGCGTCGGCGGCGTCGGCCTCGCCACGCTGCAGGCGGCGCGGATCGCGGGCGCCGGGCCGATCGTCGCCGTCGACGTCTCCCCGGAGAAGGAGGAGCTGGCCCGCTCGGCGGGCGCCACGGACTACGTGGTCGCCTCGGACACGACGGCCCGCGAGATCCGCAAACTCACCGGTGGCCAGGGCGTCGACGTGGCGGTGGAGTGCGTGGGCCGCGCGGTGACGATCCGTACGGCCTGGGAGTCGACGCGGCGCGGCGGCCGCACCACGGTCGTCGGCATCGGCGGCAAGGACCAGCAGGTCACGTTCAACGCCCTGGAGCTCTTCCACTGGGGCAGGACCCTCTCCGGCTGCGTGTACGGCAACTGCGACCCGACGGTCGACCTGCCGGTCCTCGCGGAACACGTCAGGGCGGGCCGCCTGGACCTGGGCGCCCTCGTGACCGACCGCATCGGACTCGACGGCATCCCGGCGGCGTTCGAGAACATGCTGGCGGGCAAGGGGGGTCGGGCGCTGGTCATCTTCTGA
- a CDS encoding aldehyde dehydrogenase family protein: protein MKAHDGMYIDGAWRPAAGTDTITVLNPADEQPVGQVPAGTAEDVDAAVRAARAALPGWAATPPAERAALIGALRDRLVARKDEVAETVTAELGAPLPFSQAVHAGVPILVSGSYAELAATHPFQEKVGNSTVYLEPVGVVGAITPWNYPLHQIVNKVAPALAAGCTVVLKPAEDTPLTAQLFAEAVDEAGVPAGVFNLVTGLGPVAGQALAEHEGVDLVSFTGSTAVGKRIGATAGAAVKRVALELGGKSANVILPSADLAKAVNVGVANVMSNSGQTCSAWTRMLVHTDRYDEAVELAAAAAAKYGDRIGPVVNAKQRERVRGYIEKGVEEGARIVAGGPEAPEGKDKGYYVQPTVFADVTPGMTIAQEEIFGPVVSVIRYEDEDDALRIANGTVYGLAGAVWAADDAEAVAFARRMDTGQVDINGGSFNPLAPFGGYKQSGVGRELGAHGLTEYLQTKSLQF from the coding sequence ATGAAGGCCCACGACGGGATGTACATCGACGGTGCCTGGCGGCCGGCCGCGGGCACCGACACCATCACGGTCCTGAACCCCGCCGACGAACAGCCCGTCGGCCAGGTCCCCGCCGGCACCGCCGAGGACGTCGACGCCGCGGTCCGTGCCGCCCGCGCCGCCCTGCCCGGCTGGGCCGCCACCCCGCCCGCCGAACGCGCCGCCCTGATCGGCGCGCTCCGTGACCGCCTCGTCGCCCGCAAGGACGAGGTCGCCGAGACCGTCACCGCCGAGCTGGGGGCGCCGCTGCCCTTCTCGCAGGCCGTGCACGCGGGCGTACCGATCCTGGTCTCCGGTTCGTACGCCGAACTCGCCGCGACGCACCCCTTCCAGGAGAAGGTCGGCAACTCCACCGTCTACCTGGAGCCGGTCGGCGTGGTCGGCGCGATCACCCCCTGGAACTATCCCCTCCACCAGATCGTCAACAAGGTGGCCCCCGCGCTCGCCGCGGGCTGCACCGTCGTCCTCAAGCCCGCCGAGGACACCCCCCTCACCGCCCAGCTCTTCGCCGAGGCGGTCGACGAGGCGGGCGTGCCCGCGGGCGTGTTCAACCTCGTCACCGGGCTCGGCCCGGTCGCCGGACAGGCACTCGCCGAGCACGAGGGCGTCGACCTCGTCTCGTTCACCGGGTCGACGGCGGTCGGCAAGCGGATCGGCGCGACCGCGGGCGCGGCCGTCAAGCGCGTCGCCCTGGAGCTCGGCGGCAAGTCCGCCAACGTCATCCTGCCGAGCGCGGACCTCGCCAAGGCCGTCAACGTGGGCGTCGCCAACGTCATGTCCAACTCCGGCCAGACGTGCAGCGCGTGGACCCGCATGCTGGTCCACACCGACCGGTACGACGAGGCGGTGGAGCTCGCCGCGGCGGCCGCCGCCAAGTACGGCGACCGCATCGGCCCCGTCGTCAACGCCAAGCAGCGGGAGCGCGTGCGCGGCTACATCGAGAAGGGCGTCGAGGAGGGCGCACGCATCGTCGCGGGCGGCCCCGAGGCGCCCGAGGGCAAGGACAAGGGCTACTACGTCCAGCCCACCGTCTTCGCCGACGTCACGCCCGGGATGACCATCGCCCAGGAGGAGATCTTCGGCCCGGTGGTCTCCGTCATCCGGTACGAGGACGAGGACGACGCCCTGCGCATCGCCAACGGCACCGTGTACGGGCTCGCGGGCGCGGTGTGGGCGGCCGACGACGCGGAGGCCGTGGCGTTCGCCCGCCGCATGGACACCGGCCAGGTCGACATCAACGGCGGCAGCTTCAACCCGCTCGCCCCCTTCGGCGGGTACAAGCAGTCGGGCGTCGGCCGCGAACTGGGCGCGCACGGCCTGACCGAGTACCTCCAGACGAAGTCCCTGCAGTTCTGA
- a CDS encoding sulfotransferase, whose amino-acid sequence MTLRNLTFVIGTGRSGSTALSRILNGHPDVLSLNEYMASVGDAAFPEGVLSGEEFWETLFRPTPYFAGMLRSGVPMPEFLYTRTPGGRYAPETTGIPALSLMVLPHLTDDPDGLLDEVRTAVVEWPVRAAAAHHEALFDFLAARFGRSAVVERSGYSTGWAPRLRAAFPYAKFVHLFRNGPDCALSMSRHPGYRVITLMREIAERTGVESLGDLTEEQVRSLPPDLAPLLGERFDPALVRDRAFPVRPFGDLWSELVLDGVRFLDDLPTGRRMTLAYEDLLDAPHDELTRLAAFVGVEPDPRWLKDASTRLDHGRRDSARKQLPPTEYDALREACTKGTRALSQTNPRTGG is encoded by the coding sequence GTGACCTTGCGCAATCTGACCTTCGTCATCGGCACCGGCCGCAGCGGCTCCACCGCGCTGTCCCGCATCCTCAACGGCCACCCCGACGTGCTCAGCCTCAACGAATACATGGCCTCGGTCGGCGACGCGGCCTTCCCCGAAGGGGTGCTGTCGGGCGAGGAGTTCTGGGAGACGCTCTTCCGGCCCACGCCGTACTTCGCGGGGATGCTCCGCAGCGGGGTGCCGATGCCGGAGTTCCTCTACACCCGCACTCCCGGCGGCCGGTACGCCCCGGAGACGACCGGCATCCCCGCCCTCTCCCTCATGGTGCTGCCCCACCTCACGGACGACCCCGACGGTCTGCTCGACGAGGTCCGCACGGCGGTCGTCGAGTGGCCCGTCCGCGCCGCCGCGGCGCACCACGAGGCGCTCTTCGACTTCCTGGCCGCCCGGTTCGGCCGCTCCGCCGTCGTGGAGCGCTCCGGCTACTCGACGGGCTGGGCGCCGCGGCTGCGCGCCGCCTTTCCGTACGCGAAGTTCGTGCACCTCTTCCGGAACGGGCCGGACTGCGCGCTGTCCATGAGCCGCCATCCCGGGTACCGCGTGATCACACTCATGCGGGAGATCGCGGAGCGGACGGGTGTCGAGAGCCTCGGCGACCTCACGGAGGAGCAGGTGCGCTCCCTGCCGCCGGATCTCGCGCCGCTGCTCGGCGAACGCTTCGATCCGGCTCTCGTGCGGGACCGCGCGTTTCCGGTGCGGCCGTTCGGCGACCTGTGGTCCGAACTCGTCCTCGACGGCGTACGTTTCCTCGACGACCTGCCGACGGGCCGGCGCATGACGCTCGCCTACGAGGACCTGCTCGACGCCCCGCACGACGAGCTGACCCGGCTCGCCGCCTTCGTCGGGGTCGAGCCGGACCCGCGCTGGCTGAAGGACGCGAGCACCCGACTCGACCACGGCCGCCGCGACTCGGCCCGCAAACAACTCCCGCCCACGGAGTACGACGCCTTGCGGGAGGCGTGTACGAAGGGCACCCGTGCCCTGTCCCAGACGAATCCACGCACAGGCGGGTGA
- a CDS encoding S8 family peptidase, translating to MAMLRSKKTVIAAAISTATAAAVLGAVTALPAQAAPAEGHVITAGSADAVKGSYLVTLKDGSGLKAASSQGKDLIAEYGGSVQKTFKSALNGYSAKLSAAEARRLAADPAVASVEQNQRLHVAATQSNAPWGLDRIDQAKLPLSGTYTYPDSAGSGVTAYVIDTGVRITHSEISGRAVNGYDAVDGDNTAQDGNGHGTHVATTIAGTTYGVAKKAKIVAVRVLDNNGSGTTAGVVAGIDWVTSNHAAGAPAVANMSLGGGASTTLDNAVKKSIADGVTYAVAAGNSNTNAANTSPARVPEAVTVGATSNTDARASFSNYGSVLDIFAPGVNIKAGWNTGDTATNTISGTSMATPHVAGAAAVYLAGHTSATPAQVSSALVNGATPNVVTSPGSGSPNKLLKIVQ from the coding sequence ATGGCCATGCTCCGCAGCAAGAAGACCGTGATCGCCGCCGCGATCTCGACCGCCACCGCCGCCGCCGTCCTCGGTGCGGTCACCGCCCTGCCCGCCCAGGCCGCGCCTGCCGAGGGCCACGTGATCACGGCGGGTTCCGCCGACGCGGTCAAGGGCAGCTACCTCGTCACGCTGAAGGACGGCTCCGGCCTCAAGGCCGCCTCGAGCCAGGGCAAGGACCTCATAGCCGAGTACGGCGGCTCCGTGCAGAAGACCTTCAAGTCCGCGCTCAACGGCTACTCCGCGAAGCTGAGCGCGGCGGAGGCCCGCAGACTCGCCGCCGACCCCGCCGTCGCCTCGGTCGAGCAGAACCAGAGACTCCACGTCGCCGCGACCCAGTCCAACGCGCCCTGGGGCCTGGACCGCATCGACCAGGCGAAGCTGCCGCTGTCCGGCACCTACACCTACCCGGACAGCGCCGGATCCGGCGTCACCGCGTACGTCATCGACACCGGCGTGCGCATCACGCACTCCGAGATCAGCGGCCGCGCGGTGAACGGCTACGACGCCGTGGACGGCGACAACACCGCCCAGGACGGCAACGGCCACGGCACGCACGTCGCCACGACCATCGCGGGCACGACGTACGGCGTCGCGAAGAAGGCCAAGATCGTGGCCGTCCGCGTCCTCGACAACAACGGCTCCGGCACCACCGCCGGCGTCGTCGCGGGCATCGACTGGGTGACGAGCAACCACGCCGCGGGCGCCCCCGCCGTGGCCAACATGTCGCTCGGCGGCGGCGCGTCCACCACGCTCGACAACGCGGTGAAGAAGTCCATCGCCGACGGCGTCACCTACGCGGTCGCGGCGGGCAACTCCAACACCAACGCCGCCAACACCTCCCCGGCCCGCGTGCCGGAGGCCGTCACCGTGGGCGCCACCAGCAACACGGACGCCCGCGCCAGCTTCTCCAACTACGGTTCGGTCCTGGACATCTTCGCGCCCGGCGTGAACATCAAGGCGGGCTGGAACACCGGCGACACGGCGACCAACACCATCTCCGGTACGTCGATGGCCACCCCGCACGTCGCGGGCGCCGCCGCCGTCTACCTCGCGGGCCACACCTCGGCCACGCCCGCGCAGGTCTCCTCGGCGCTGGTGAACGGTGCCACGCCGAACGTGGTGACCAGCCCCGGCTCGGGTTCGCCGAACAAGCTGCTCAAGATCGTTCAGTAA